One genomic segment of Desulforamulus reducens MI-1 includes these proteins:
- a CDS encoding carbon-nitrogen hydrolase family protein, producing the protein MPSSFRLGLCQITVEPSKDINLLSAKEAVKNAVSLGCSLVCLPEMFNCPYGNNFFPLYAEEFPSGETIKTLASLAREHSIYLVGGSIPERDQTNLYNSSFIFGPNGDLLAQHRKVHLFDIDIEGGITFKESDTLSPGNQITFFDTPFCRVGVAICYDIRFPEFLRLMALKGIQLLILPAAFNMTTGPAHWELTMRARALDNQIYVAAISPARNPQADYIAYGHSLVTTPWGEVLVQADEKPRIITADIDLDYLTKVRQQLPLLKHRREQVYCDKK; encoded by the coding sequence ATGCCATCATCATTCCGTTTAGGCCTTTGCCAAATAACAGTAGAACCCAGCAAAGATATAAATTTATTATCTGCCAAGGAAGCCGTAAAAAACGCTGTTTCTCTGGGGTGTAGCCTGGTATGTTTACCTGAGATGTTTAACTGCCCCTACGGAAACAATTTTTTCCCCCTTTATGCGGAAGAATTCCCCTCCGGTGAAACCATCAAAACTCTGGCATCTTTAGCCAGGGAACATTCCATTTACCTGGTGGGTGGTTCTATCCCAGAGAGAGATCAAACCAATTTGTACAACAGCTCCTTTATTTTTGGTCCGAATGGCGACTTGCTAGCCCAACACAGGAAAGTACACCTTTTCGATATAGACATAGAAGGAGGCATTACCTTTAAAGAATCTGACACCCTTTCCCCCGGCAATCAAATAACCTTTTTCGATACCCCCTTTTGCCGGGTTGGTGTAGCCATATGCTATGACATACGTTTCCCTGAATTCCTTCGCTTAATGGCCCTAAAGGGAATCCAGTTGTTAATATTACCTGCCGCCTTTAATATGACCACCGGACCGGCCCATTGGGAATTAACTATGCGAGCCCGGGCCCTGGATAACCAAATCTATGTGGCAGCAATCTCACCGGCGAGAAACCCACAGGCCGACTATATTGCTTATGGCCATTCACTGGTAACAACTCCTTGGGGGGAAGTCCTGGTACAGGCTGACGAAAAACCTAGAATTATTACTGCTGATATTGATTTAGATTATCTCACTAAGGTTCGTCAACAACTTCCCTTGTTAAAACACCGTCGGGAGCAAGTTTACTGTGATAAAAAATAA
- a CDS encoding anti-sigma factor family protein, with amino-acid sequence MQCHDILGMLSPYLDGVLNSEECNEVRVHLASCLRCRAEFEELQATVLLLQELPELTPPVDFREKLMERIDHLSTHEPNIAQKGWLARITDITRSAWYRTVAVAAVMVMTLGVTSLWQKEVHPLLPVTPAKQGITIPIPGQEPQSTEPKPNKTNKSEPPKGQEPNASVSPMAPGNSGEPENGSAVKNSPKTSAKTGIASSAKQVESFVPSPNEGLVENSMTMKLDVNQVEESLKAINQIVQVNGASITVPYYGTNEGGTLEIKVTRNSYGIVSSSLQKLGAVVNYLPVEKDLSVQHKQATEILTTLKQRQAELEQRVTEVADDQLQQQLAQVNASLAEQVNVIKQIEERSTYCLITVTLI; translated from the coding sequence GTGCAATGCCACGATATTTTAGGTATGCTGTCCCCTTATCTGGACGGGGTACTTAATTCAGAAGAGTGCAATGAAGTACGGGTACACTTGGCCAGTTGCCTTAGATGTAGGGCGGAGTTTGAAGAACTCCAAGCAACCGTGCTTTTGTTGCAGGAACTTCCTGAACTGACTCCCCCGGTTGATTTTCGGGAAAAGCTAATGGAGAGAATTGATCACTTATCGACACATGAGCCAAATATAGCACAAAAGGGTTGGTTAGCCCGGATTACAGATATTACCAGGAGTGCTTGGTACCGTACTGTTGCTGTGGCAGCTGTAATGGTTATGACACTGGGGGTTACTTCTTTATGGCAAAAGGAAGTACACCCTCTGTTGCCCGTTACTCCCGCTAAGCAGGGTATAACAATCCCAATCCCAGGGCAAGAACCACAATCAACTGAACCAAAACCAAACAAAACCAATAAATCAGAACCACCAAAGGGCCAGGAACCTAATGCCAGCGTTTCTCCCATGGCCCCAGGAAACTCCGGTGAACCAGAGAATGGTTCTGCTGTTAAGAATTCTCCCAAAACTTCAGCTAAAACGGGAATTGCGAGTTCTGCTAAGCAGGTAGAAAGCTTTGTACCCAGCCCCAATGAGGGTTTGGTTGAAAACAGTATGACTATGAAGTTGGACGTTAATCAAGTTGAAGAGTCTTTAAAGGCCATTAACCAGATTGTCCAAGTTAATGGAGCTTCGATTACTGTACCTTATTATGGAACCAATGAAGGTGGTACCCTGGAAATAAAAGTGACGAGGAATTCCTATGGCATAGTTAGCAGTTCCCTACAAAAACTGGGGGCAGTGGTAAATTATTTACCTGTGGAAAAGGATTTGAGTGTTCAGCATAAGCAAGCCACAGAAATATTAACAACATTAAAACAAAGGCAAGCTGAGTTGGAACAAAGGGTGACAGAAGTTGCAGATGACCAGTTGCAACAACAGTTGGCACAGGTCAATGCGTCCTTAGCCGAACAAGTTAATGTGATTAAGCAAATAGAAGAACGGAGTACCTATTGTCTCATTACAGTAACTCTTATATAA
- a CDS encoding sensor domain-containing diguanylate cyclase — protein MGLSDHTLKKLRMANLRLKLIIISLICLALYMGVTLLGFNHSYSSAMFLTIHTNIEFFCVFVALGTFTVTWYSYLNNCSFYSYFIGLGLLAVGFIDLFHFYSYEGMPHIFANACANHATQYHVIGRILMALTFLTSIFFYKKEICFVKRHCRFYLLMATMSLVIFVLVTVSFNSSLYPVMYVKDVGLTQAKVFIEYAIIALLVAAVLGYLRLYRQHMDTYLQLIISTLTISIFSELCFISYGDVYDTLNLLGHLFRFASYVLIYVAIFLNNVKKPYLQLVATRSALENANNALEEKVQERTRELQEANDRLVQAVTHDFLTGAINRLEFTNRFNQLKDMATEGTVHSVIALDFDSFKNINDTYGHGVGDECLKTFVQVTQEVIRPTDSVARFGGDEFMLLLPDTPREGARIVGEKIRNHLAKIANPPFTVSMGIAQWPNDGRKEKDLLAHADEALYVAKEKGKNQTV, from the coding sequence ATGGGATTATCAGATCATACATTGAAAAAATTGCGCATGGCTAATTTACGTCTGAAGCTAATTATAATCTCCCTTATCTGCCTTGCACTTTACATGGGGGTAACCTTGCTTGGCTTCAATCACAGTTACTCATCGGCTATGTTCCTTACTATTCACACCAATATTGAATTTTTCTGTGTATTTGTCGCTTTAGGTACTTTTACAGTAACCTGGTACTCTTACTTAAATAACTGTTCTTTTTATAGTTATTTTATTGGTCTAGGACTTTTAGCTGTGGGATTTATTGATTTATTTCATTTTTACTCCTATGAAGGGATGCCACATATTTTTGCCAATGCCTGTGCAAATCATGCAACCCAGTACCATGTCATCGGCAGGATCTTAATGGCACTAACATTCTTGACCAGTATATTCTTTTATAAAAAAGAAATTTGCTTCGTTAAACGTCACTGCCGCTTTTATTTACTGATGGCAACCATGTCATTGGTGATATTTGTGCTGGTTACTGTATCTTTTAATTCCTCCCTCTACCCGGTGATGTATGTAAAGGATGTAGGGCTTACACAGGCCAAGGTATTTATTGAATATGCTATCATTGCACTCTTGGTGGCTGCTGTACTGGGCTATCTCCGTTTATACCGTCAGCACATGGACACTTATCTGCAGCTTATTATTAGCACACTTACCATCTCTATCTTTAGTGAATTGTGCTTTATTTCCTACGGGGATGTCTATGACACATTAAATTTATTGGGTCATTTATTCCGCTTTGCTTCTTATGTTCTAATTTACGTGGCCATCTTTTTAAATAATGTCAAGAAACCCTATCTGCAATTGGTGGCTACCAGATCTGCATTGGAAAATGCTAACAACGCTCTGGAGGAGAAGGTCCAAGAAAGAACCAGGGAATTACAAGAGGCCAATGATCGGTTAGTCCAAGCTGTTACTCATGATTTTCTAACCGGCGCCATTAACCGACTGGAATTTACCAACCGCTTTAACCAATTGAAAGATATGGCTACTGAAGGTACAGTGCATTCTGTTATTGCCCTTGATTTTGATTCCTTTAAAAATATTAATGATACCTACGGCCATGGCGTGGGGGATGAATGTTTGAAAACCTTTGTTCAAGTAACGCAGGAAGTGATTCGTCCCACCGATTCTGTGGCTCGTTTCGGGGGTGATGAGTTTATGTTGTTGCTGCCAGATACCCCCAGAGAAGGAGCCAGGATAGTTGGCGAAAAAATCAGAAACCACCTGGCAAAAATAGCAAACCCACCCTTTACCGTCTCAATGGGCATAGCCCAGTGGCCCAACGATGGACGCAAGGAAAAAGATCTACTGGCCCACGCCGACGAAGCCCTTTATGTGGCGAAAGAAAAGGGGAAAAATCAGACTGTATAA
- a CDS encoding NifU family protein: protein MKEQVKEALEQVRPFLQRDGGDVEFVDCDEKGVVKVKLRGACGSCPGALYTLKNGIERVLKQQVPGVTEVVRVD from the coding sequence ATGAAGGAGCAGGTTAAAGAAGCATTAGAACAAGTACGTCCTTTTCTGCAAAGAGACGGTGGCGATGTTGAATTTGTAGATTGCGACGAAAAGGGTGTTGTAAAGGTTAAATTAAGAGGCGCATGCGGCAGTTGCCCCGGGGCTTTATATACACTGAAAAACGGTATAGAGCGTGTCCTTAAGCAACAAGTTCCTGGTGTAACCGAAGTTGTAAGGGTAGACTAG
- a CDS encoding sigma-70 family RNA polymerase sigma factor, protein MPLEDQLLVERSKKGDREAFEHLVRLYENKVYTIAYRLMGNHADASDLAQDAFIKIYQALPNFRGDSSFSTWIYHITVNVCRDELRKRQRRPTVSLDDNSSDSNNSNTYEIRSNDPGPEEMLDRSETQAMIQACLNTLSDDYREIIVMREIQELAYEEIAEILGCSLGTVKSRLSRARQALKEKISKQMELITPAKRLAK, encoded by the coding sequence TTGCCCCTGGAAGATCAGTTGCTTGTTGAACGTAGCAAAAAAGGTGATAGAGAAGCTTTTGAACATCTAGTTCGCTTATATGAGAATAAGGTTTATACAATTGCTTACAGATTAATGGGGAATCATGCAGATGCCTCGGATCTGGCTCAGGATGCTTTTATCAAGATATACCAGGCACTTCCCAATTTTCGAGGTGATTCCAGTTTTAGTACCTGGATTTATCATATTACTGTGAATGTTTGTCGTGATGAACTGCGGAAACGGCAACGTAGGCCAACTGTTTCGTTGGATGATAACTCCAGCGACAGTAATAACAGCAATACATATGAAATTCGCAGCAACGACCCAGGACCTGAAGAAATGTTGGATCGTAGTGAGACCCAGGCTATGATTCAGGCGTGTTTGAATACTCTCTCAGATGACTATCGAGAAATAATTGTTATGCGCGAGATTCAAGAATTGGCCTATGAGGAAATAGCAGAGATTTTAGGGTGTTCCTTGGGAACAGTTAAATCCCGGCTAAGTCGTGCTCGGCAGGCCTTAAAAGAGAAAATCAGTAAGCAAATGGAACTTATAACTCCTGCCAAACGTCTAGCTAAGTAA
- a CDS encoding N-acetylmuramoyl-L-alanine amidase family protein, protein MTRKIICLDPGHGGQDPGALGNGLQEKDITLEIAKKIIQRLAAYDVTVKSTRDSDTFVSLSQRAAYANNVNADYFVSIHINAGGGTGFESFIYNGEVSSTTIKTRQVLHDTIMADMQKYYMIDRGKKAANFAVIRETNMPAILTENLFIDNPKDASLLKNTDFINDLSTAITHGLVKGLNLTPLTIIPNPTPAPLPTKPPVTPQPPVWNPQAEIQQLIDTGLLANNHPADEHITWGEFATVINRLLYIIKNKS, encoded by the coding sequence ATGACAAGAAAAATAATTTGTTTGGACCCGGGCCATGGCGGACAAGATCCCGGTGCCCTGGGAAATGGCTTACAGGAAAAGGATATTACACTGGAGATTGCTAAGAAGATTATCCAAAGACTTGCTGCCTATGATGTCACCGTGAAATCAACCCGGGACAGTGACACCTTTGTTTCCTTAAGCCAACGGGCGGCCTATGCCAATAATGTAAATGCTGATTATTTTGTATCCATTCATATCAACGCTGGAGGCGGCACTGGTTTTGAAAGCTTTATTTATAACGGAGAAGTAAGCTCCACCACCATAAAAACCCGTCAGGTCTTACACGATACTATCATGGCCGATATGCAGAAGTACTATATGATAGATCGGGGTAAAAAAGCAGCAAATTTTGCCGTTATTCGAGAAACCAATATGCCAGCTATATTAACTGAAAATCTTTTTATTGATAATCCGAAGGATGCATCCCTACTAAAAAACACTGATTTCATTAATGATCTAAGCACTGCTATCACCCATGGGTTGGTAAAGGGACTCAATTTAACCCCTCTAACAATTATTCCAAATCCAACCCCAGCCCCTTTGCCCACCAAACCACCTGTCACACCTCAGCCGCCCGTCTGGAACCCCCAGGCAGAGATACAGCAGTTAATTGATACAGGATTACTGGCCAATAACCATCCAGCTGACGAACATATAACTTGGGGGGAGTTTGCAACTGTTATTAATCGGTTGTTATACATTATTAAAAATAAATCATAA
- a CDS encoding NifU family protein, whose protein sequence is MRERVQEALEKVRPFLQRDGGDVELVGVDETSGIVKVKLKGACGGUPGATYTLKNGIERSLKQVVPEVKEVVSV, encoded by the coding sequence ATGCGTGAAAGGGTTCAAGAAGCGCTTGAAAAAGTTCGTCCTTTCCTGCAAAGAGATGGTGGGGACGTAGAATTAGTAGGTGTTGATGAGACATCTGGTATTGTTAAGGTTAAGCTAAAAGGTGCCTGTGGTGGTTGACCCGGTGCAACATATACCCTGAAAAATGGGATTGAGCGGTCGCTCAAGCAAGTGGTTCCAGAAGTAAAGGAAGTTGTATCTGTATAA
- a CDS encoding selenium metabolism-associated LysR family transcriptional regulator — MNLSTLQTFIVVAEKKNLSLAAQEIHITQPAISKQLSVLEAYFGTALVERKGRGVSLTPAGELFYRHAREMLEQLNKAEREIRQMSGEIRGRMILWASTIPGHYILPPIIGTFKKEYPDVQTVLQIGDSKEAIRKLLEESAHLAAVGILPNNKRIEGIKFFSDELVVIAPTDHPFAELNEVPIEKLAKEPLVWRELGSGTRSVVETFLTKGGLSTDKLNIALELGSTGAIVTAVEAGAGVSVVSRWATLKEQALNKIATLKIKDLPMQRDLFLVYPRRKNRSPMIDAFIKYALKQNPPI, encoded by the coding sequence ATGAACTTATCTACATTGCAAACATTTATTGTTGTCGCCGAAAAAAAGAATTTATCTTTGGCTGCCCAGGAAATCCACATAACTCAACCAGCCATTAGTAAACAGCTCAGTGTACTGGAAGCTTACTTTGGTACTGCCTTGGTGGAGCGGAAAGGAAGAGGTGTCAGCCTAACCCCTGCTGGAGAGTTGTTCTACCGTCATGCAAGGGAAATGTTGGAACAGTTGAATAAGGCTGAACGGGAAATTCGACAGATGTCTGGAGAAATTCGCGGCCGCATGATACTATGGGCCAGTACCATACCTGGACATTATATTTTACCCCCCATCATTGGGACCTTTAAAAAGGAATATCCTGATGTGCAAACCGTACTGCAGATTGGTGATTCAAAGGAAGCCATCCGCAAATTGTTGGAGGAATCCGCTCATCTGGCAGCTGTGGGTATATTGCCTAATAACAAACGTATTGAGGGAATAAAATTCTTTTCTGATGAACTGGTGGTCATTGCACCCACTGACCATCCCTTTGCAGAGTTAAATGAGGTACCCATTGAAAAGCTGGCCAAAGAACCACTAGTATGGCGAGAATTAGGGTCTGGAACCCGATCGGTGGTGGAAACCTTTTTAACTAAGGGTGGCCTTAGCACAGACAAATTAAACATCGCCCTGGAACTCGGCAGCACTGGTGCCATTGTAACGGCTGTTGAAGCTGGTGCAGGTGTCTCAGTGGTTTCCCGTTGGGCCACACTAAAGGAACAGGCTTTAAATAAAATCGCTACCTTAAAAATTAAGGATTTACCCATGCAACGTGACCTGTTTTTAGTTTACCCACGACGCAAAAATAGAAGCCCAATGATTGATGCTTTTATTAAATATGCATTAAAACAAAATCCCCCTATCTAA